The segment GGATGCGGCGCGGCTGCTGTATCGGGAATTCGACGCGGACGAGAAGATCGCCGATTTCCGGATCGCGTGCTCGCACCTCGAATCGCTGCACTCGCACGATGCCGTGAGCGTGATCTGCAAAGGCGTGAAGGGCGGGTTCACCGCGGACTTCATGGATTTCCAATCGCTGGTGTGCTAAGAGGCCAATATTCGATCGTTCCCGCGGATGGCGCGGATGGACGCGGATTGTGGCAATGATTCACGAAGAGTTGAGCGGAGAGATCATCGGTGCCGCGATGGCGGTGCTCAACGAGCTCGGCCCAGGGCTCGACGAAAAGCTCTACGAACGCGCGTTGGTCATAGAACTCCGGAAGCGCGGGCATACGGTGGAGCAGCAGCGCGCGTTTCCGGTGCACTATTCTGGCGAGCTGATCGGCACTC is part of the Opitutus terrae PB90-1 genome and harbors:
- a CDS encoding GxxExxY protein; the protein is MIHEELSGEIIGAAMAVLNELGPGLDEKLYERALVIELRKRGHTVEQQRAFPVHYSGELIGTLVPDTIVNGLVVADPKVVEAFTDTHVRQMIGYLAVTGLKLALLLNFKFAKLQWKRVVRDPHE